DNA from Fibrobacter sp.:
ATGACTCCGGAAGAAAAGCTCGCTACCTACCGCGACATTATCAAGGAAGCCAAGGCTGAAAACGAAAAGTTGAAGAAGGAATTGGCTGAACTGAAGGCTCAGATGGCCCCGGCTCCCTCCGCTGCCGGTGCTGCAGGTGCAGAAGTAGGCGCCTCTGAATCTGGTGCTGAACCCGAGGCCGCCCCCGCTGCTGCTCCTGCCCCGAAAAAGAAGGGAAAGAAGAAAAAGTAGTGCGGTAAAAACAATTTTACGGGGACCTTGTTCATAGGGTTCCCTCGCCTTTTAGGGGGATTAGGGATGATTTGCCTGCTGTAAATAAAGTTTTACCGCGCCAAGACTCCCTAAAACGCTCTAAAAAAAATAAATATGAACTTAAGAATTCAAAAAACAAACCAAAAACAACTCTAAAGGAGTACACTAATGTCTAAAATGCTTCAATCCTTCAGCCCTGAATCTGATGGTTACCAGTTCATGTGGATCATCTTGGTCGTGTTCATGATCGGTCTGGGCTTCTCCATCGAACGTATTATCTACATCATGGTGAAGAGCTCCAAGGGTCGTGCCAAGTTCCTGGCCGACTTCGGTAAGCTCATCAGCTCTCAGCAGTTCGATGAAGCACTTGGCCTTGCCAACAAGACCAACCTCCCCATTGCTCGCATCATGGCATCCATCGTTTCCACCCGTGCCGGTGGCCGCGAACAGATGCAGGCCGCATGCGACGCCGTGTTCCTGACCGAAGCTCCTCGTCTTACTCGTTATATCAGCATTATCCAGGTGATGGCATCTATCTCTACCTTGCTCGGACTGATGGGTACGATTTACGGTCTGATCTTCACATTCGATGCCGTGGCTAACAAACCCGCTTCTGAACGTGCTAAGGCTCTTTCCGACGGTATCGCTATCGCTATGGGTACGACGCTCCTCGGACTTCTCTCCGCCGTGCCTCTTCTGGTCATTGTGGGTCTTCTCAACATGAACTCCGAACGCCTGATCCAGGAAATGGAAGAAAAGGGCCTCAAGATTATCAACTCCCTCTCCTAATTTCGACTGAGAGTTTTAATTTAACGGAGTTATAAAACATGGCAAAAGAATTAAAGAAACCAGCCAAGCCTGAAGAACCGGACCTGTTGCCGGCCATGGGCTTGTTTACTATTCTGATTCCTATGCTTTTGTCTATGACCGCTTTCTCCAAGCTGGCTATTGTTGAAGTCAATCTGCCTGAACGTTCTATGATGCAGATGGACAACGACACTCCTCCGGAGCCCGACCAGCAGGCATTGAACCTTTCCCTCGCGATTACCAGCGATTATCTCGTGATAGGTGCTCGTGGTGGTTTCCAGCCCAACGTCTATTTCAAGGAAATGTGGACGTTCCGCTGCAAGTCCGATGCTAAACTGATTACCTACGCCGTTGACGACGTCAAGGCAACAGTGGAAAGTGGACACGGACCCAAGTGCAAAGATGGTTCTGAGATGGATAAAGAAAAGTATCTTTACGAAATCGAGAACATCGAACTCTGGGCAATCCAGAAGGAATCTGAAGAAGATCCCGGTAAGGTTATCTGGGCCCTGTACACCAATGGTGGCAGCGCTGAAGAACCCCTTGCTGACAGTGCATACGTAGATGGAAACAACAGCTTCCTCGCTCTCCCTGGCGAAGGCACCTTGGGACTTACCCCGCCGCCGGCTTTGAAGAAGCCCGGTGCAGGCGTGACCCTTGCAACCCTTACGCCTAACTCCGCTCGTACGCTCAAGCCGGACGTGGCCGCCAAGACCATGATTTACCCGCTTTCTGCCTACGACCTGATTGCGAAGGACCTGATTGCAATTCATACGCAGTTTATTGACCTCGAAGACGTGGATAACATTATCATCGTGGCAAACGACGATACTCAATTTGACAAGATTATTCAGCTCATGGACCGCTCTAAGGAAGCCGGTTTTGTGAAGATTCAACTTGCTAAGTTGGGAGGTTAATCATGGCTAGAAGAACTCGTAAATTTAGTGAAGACGTACCTTTCTCCCTCACGTCCATGATGGACATGATGACCATCATTCTGGTGTTCATGATTAAGAACTTGGACGCTGAAGGTCAGCTTTTGACTCAGGCCGAAAACTTGATTCTTCCGATTTCTACCTCCAAGGTGCAACCTACGGAAGTGTCCTTGACGGTGGTTGTCGATAATGCGTACGTTATCGTGGATAATGAAAAGGTGGTTCCCACTCCCGATGTCCTCAGTCAGGAAGACCTCCTGGTCGAAAAGGTGAACGACGTTCTGAAAGACCGTCGCGCTATCGAACAGGAACACAACCTGAAGATGGGCCTCCCGGCTGATGAAGCTGGCCATATCATTGTCCAGATTGACAAGAACATCCCGTACGATGCCATGTATAAGGTGATGGCCACTTGTGGCTTTGCCGGTTATACGAACATCGCATTTGCCGTGATGGAAAAGAACGGCGGGGAGGAATAACTATGGCTAAGAAAAAAGCTCCTATAGATCCGTTAGTAGCGTCTCTGATGCCGGAATCCGACAAGAAGATGGGCGCTATCGCCGGTATCTCTTTGATCGTTGCTCTTGCTTTCTCCCTGTGGGCTTCCATGTACGAAGCTGTGGTTGACGAAGTGATCTTCGAAGAATCTGCAGCTGCCGACCTTTCCGCTTCCATGGTGATGGACGAAAAGAAGGAAGAAAAGAAAGAAGAGAAGAAGAAAGAAGAGCCCAAGAAGCCTCGTAAGAAGGCTGGTGGCGGTGGCAAGCCCCGTGGTAAGGGCCAGCCCAATGCTCCCCAGACTCGTGGCGTGCTTAAGCTCCTCACTGCTCAGACCAAAAACGCTAGTGCTGCTGCCTACGACCTAATGAAGAACCAGAAGTTCACCAAGGACATCGATAAGGTTCTTAAGGACGTGGCAGGCCTCCAGACTACGGGTAAGACCGTTCTCGGTGGTCGTCGCGGTAAGGCTGATGGTGGCTTTAACGAAGGTTATGCCGAAGGCGGTTCCGGTGGTATCGGTGACGGTCTGGCTGGCCTCCTTGGCGGTGGTGGCGGTGGTATCGCTACCAAGGCTAAGGGCTCCATCAAGACTCCGTCTGAACGCGATATCGACATGGGTGCCGGTGGTGGATCTCGTTCCGCTGCAGACATCATGAAGGTTGTGCGTCAGCGTACTCCGGGTCTGCGCCATATCTATAACAAGTTCCTGAAGAAGAAACCGGGATTCCAGGGTAAGGTTACCCTGAAGTTCACGATCGCTCCGGGCGGTGAAGTTATCAGCATTTCCATTGCTTCTTCCACCACTGGTTACGGCGAGTTTGATGGCGAAATCAAGAATGCCGTGAGCCGCTGGAAGTTCAGCAAGGTGAAGTCCGGTAACACTACGGTAACCATTCCGTTCACCTTCTCTGAATAATTCAGGTCTAGCGATACGCTAAAAAAGGCCGCGCGAAAAGCGCGGTCTTTTTTCATTTTTCTGTTGCGTTTTTCAAAGAATATATTTAACTTTATGACAGATATTTCAACAGGAGTCCTGTACAATGAATTTTAAAACAGCTGCGGCAGTGGGTCTATCCTTCGGCGTCCTCGGCGTGGGGTCTGCCTTTGCAACCTTCGCTCGTGTGGAATCCATGGGCAAGAACACCACTTACATTATGGATGATGTTAGCATCTTTGACAACGCTGCAAACATCAACCTTTACCCGAACTACTTGATCGGTGAATTTGGACCTTATACCCAGGATGTGCCTACGGGAACGAACAAGGATCCGCAGCATCCGAACTTTGGTGGCATTTTCTCGCTTTCTTTGGGTGACGAAAACAATCCCGATCCGCGTCTCTCTATCGGTGGTCTTTTTGGCCGTATTAACAACGAGCTGATGCGTTATTTCCCGACGAAAGTTGTTGGTGAAACCTCTGGCGACACCACGGCAGTTCCTGAGACTGTGACGAACTTCGACGGCTTCTTGGGTGGTACCCTTTCTAACGGAGATGCTTGGGGCTTGCACATCTACATTGCCCACCAGGATGGTGGTGACAAGACGGAAAGCGGCGAATACCAGGTTGAAGATGGAGCGTATGCTTCTGCAGTCCAGGCCGATGGTGGTTTGAATCTGCAGTTCGGAAGCAATATTGATTTCGAGTTCAGCTTTGGCTTGGCTCGTATTCAGTACGGTCCGGAACACCTGAATTTCTTCGATGACGGTGATTTCTCCTTCCTTGCCAAGTCCCGCGCTTTCTTTACGCTGGACGCTCTGGACGGTGAGCTGGTGCCGGCCTTCTCCATGAGGTTGATGCAGGCTCCTGGTATCGAAGACAAGCATGCTCAGGCCGGTCTCGGTATCAATGTGGCTCTTGATCGTGGTTTCTTCTGGATGGGTGCTGACTTCATTTGGAACAAGCTGAAGGCTCACGACTGGTACTTTGACTACGAGTCTGGCGAATCCATTTATGACTCTCAGGGAGAGGAACACCCCCATTGGGACAAGCGTTCCGATATTGGCGGTATGATTACCTTCGGTATTGAGCGTAACATCTGGTGGGATTGGTTCGTGATTCGCGTTGGCGGTCAGAAGTCTATCCTCTATACCAAGTGCGACGTCAACGAGAAGAACAAGTCTGGTCAGGGTATCTGCCGTGAAGACGGAAACTTCTTCAGCACAAACCCGCTTGCTGACGGTACTGCCGATGACCATGTGGGCTTTGGTTTTGGCATCAACATCGAAGAAAAACTGAAAATTGATGTGACCGTTGCTGAAGACCTGTTGTTCCGTAACCCCTTCCAGGGTGAAGGCAGAATCTTCTCTAGAATCTCTGCGACGTATTCGTTCTAATTTGTTTGTATCAGGACTTGAAAACGCTCCCGCTACATGCGGGGGCTTTTTTGATAATCTGCATCAAGGAAAATTATTTAATATCCGCAGGAGCTTGGCGAAGAGTCTGTTATTTATGCAACGGATGGAGTAAAAAATACTCATATAAAATCGTATTTCGTTAGATGACTGCTGATGCCTAGTATCGTCATTCCCTTTGTTATTGAGTCATATAGTCTTGATCATGTCCACTAACGATAAAATAATCTCATTTGGGGAAAATAATGCGCCAAGTGCTGTTAGTTTGTGTTGGTTCATGGCGTGTTTCCGTTAAAACAGAATGTTTCTGATTATTTCAGAAGAAGTTGTATGTTGGATTGTGTGAATTGTGATACTATATTTTGTCTGTAATATAGCGATTACAATTAAAGTAAAGAAGTTTTCCATGAGCCACTTTATTGGACCACAGGGGGTCACTGTCCTCGGCTATGTTACCCCTTTGCTGATGTTCCTGTAAATTATCGGTAGCACCATCGCAAATGGATCCCGCGTAAAGGTGTCCTCGCTAATGGGATTCCCAGATAGGGCTAATGACGGGGGACTACATTCGCGGATACATCGTGGGAAAGCCCTTTTTTGCGAGAGTTTTTCTAAAGTCCAACGACCCTCAGGCTCTTGATCTGTGTATCGAGTGAATCAGGGAGGCCGCTTTTTCGATTCCCTTCTATTCGGTGGTCTATAACTTCAATAATTACCTCATGGCGGTCAAGCGGCTTCGTTTTGATACGTTCTATAGTTTTCTGATAGAGTGCGGAAACCTGGTCTCGATCACCTTCTTGCTTTTGCAAGTGGTGGGCTATCGGGGAGCGTGGATTGGTAGGGTGGTGAACATGCTGGAGCTTGCTCTGTTGGCGGTTTTCTACATACACCGCCAAAAAGAGAAAGGTTCGTTCGGTGACAAGATGCTTCTGATGCCCGCGTCCTTTGGAATTCCTAACGAAAACGAGATAAGCGTGACTGCCGATTCCACCGAAGAAATCCTGGACCTTTCCCATATTGCCGTTGCCTTTGCCCTTGAGCATGGAGCCGACAAGAAACGGGCCAGGTCTTTCGGGCTTTTGACCTAGAAAAGGACCTGAGCCTTGCTATCATTATGCGACGGGCGAAAGACGTGCGCTACGCCTCGACATTTGGTGCCAACAACCTTGTGATAAGGATATAAGCGGGGTTTCGTTACCGCCGAGGGCAAGTGCCGCCTATCCTTCGCCGCTTTCGCGACGGGAATAGACACACCCGCAGTAGTTTTGGCGGTAGAGCTTGTATTCGGCGGACAACTGGATAGAACGCTTGTAGCCGCCTTTTTTCTTGAAATCGCTGGGGAGTCGTTTGATGCCGTAGATGTCGCACTGCTCCTGCACCACTTCGTTTAGCACCTGGGCGTCTTTCATGGGGCTGATGGTGAGGGTGGTGGTGAAGTAGTCGGCGTTCAGTTCTTGTGCGAGGCGGGCCGCTTCGGCGAGGCGGAGCTCGAAACACTTGCGACAGCGCTTGCCCCCTTCGGGTTCTTTTTCCAGCCCACGGACGGCATCGTAGAATTTTTTCGGGTCGTATTCGCCTTCGATTAATGTGACGGGGTGCTTTGTCTTGAATTCTTTCACGAACCGCTTGATTTCTTCGACTCGGTGGCGGTATTCCTCGTCGGGTGCGATGTTTGGATTGTAGTAGAAGAGCGTAATCTTGAAGTATTGCGACAGGTATTCGATGGTGTAGCTGCTGCAGGGGGCGCAGCAGGCGTGCAACAACAGCGTCGGCACATCGCCGGTGCGTTCCAGCCGGCGAATGATGTAGTCCAGGTCCCGCTGGTAGTTGTGCTTGGGGACGTTACTTTTGTCGTTGCTTTTTATTAGGTTTGTCATTTTTTTCTAGAAAATAGTCTTTTTCCATCGTGACGATGCGGTTGAACGTCATGGCGAACCTGGTTCGCCATCTAGATTCCGGCTCATGGGCCGGAATGACGTTGGTTTAGGGACGGATAAGCGTGCCGCCCCAGTGTTCGTCAAAAAATTCCT
Protein-coding regions in this window:
- a CDS encoding MotA/TolQ/ExbB proton channel family protein; protein product: MSKMLQSFSPESDGYQFMWIILVVFMIGLGFSIERIIYIMVKSSKGRAKFLADFGKLISSQQFDEALGLANKTNLPIARIMASIVSTRAGGREQMQAACDAVFLTEAPRLTRYISIIQVMASISTLLGLMGTIYGLIFTFDAVANKPASERAKALSDGIAIAMGTTLLGLLSAVPLLVIVGLLNMNSERLIQEMEEKGLKIINSLS
- a CDS encoding biopolymer transporter ExbD produces the protein MAKELKKPAKPEEPDLLPAMGLFTILIPMLLSMTAFSKLAIVEVNLPERSMMQMDNDTPPEPDQQALNLSLAITSDYLVIGARGGFQPNVYFKEMWTFRCKSDAKLITYAVDDVKATVESGHGPKCKDGSEMDKEKYLYEIENIELWAIQKESEEDPGKVIWALYTNGGSAEEPLADSAYVDGNNSFLALPGEGTLGLTPPPALKKPGAGVTLATLTPNSARTLKPDVAAKTMIYPLSAYDLIAKDLIAIHTQFIDLEDVDNIIIVANDDTQFDKIIQLMDRSKEAGFVKIQLAKLGG
- a CDS encoding biopolymer transporter ExbD, with the translated sequence MARRTRKFSEDVPFSLTSMMDMMTIILVFMIKNLDAEGQLLTQAENLILPISTSKVQPTEVSLTVVVDNAYVIVDNEKVVPTPDVLSQEDLLVEKVNDVLKDRRAIEQEHNLKMGLPADEAGHIIVQIDKNIPYDAMYKVMATCGFAGYTNIAFAVMEKNGGEE
- a CDS encoding TonB family protein — its product is MAKKKAPIDPLVASLMPESDKKMGAIAGISLIVALAFSLWASMYEAVVDEVIFEESAAADLSASMVMDEKKEEKKEEKKKEEPKKPRKKAGGGGKPRGKGQPNAPQTRGVLKLLTAQTKNASAAAYDLMKNQKFTKDIDKVLKDVAGLQTTGKTVLGGRRGKADGGFNEGYAEGGSGGIGDGLAGLLGGGGGGIATKAKGSIKTPSERDIDMGAGGGSRSAADIMKVVRQRTPGLRHIYNKFLKKKPGFQGKVTLKFTIAPGGEVISISIASSTTGYGEFDGEIKNAVSRWKFSKVKSGNTTVTIPFTFSE
- a CDS encoding epoxyqueuosine reductase QueH, yielding MTNLIKSNDKSNVPKHNYQRDLDYIIRRLERTGDVPTLLLHACCAPCSSYTIEYLSQYFKITLFYYNPNIAPDEEYRHRVEEIKRFVKEFKTKHPVTLIEGEYDPKKFYDAVRGLEKEPEGGKRCRKCFELRLAEAARLAQELNADYFTTTLTISPMKDAQVLNEVVQEQCDIYGIKRLPSDFKKKGGYKRSIQLSAEYKLYRQNYCGCVYSRRESGEG